The DNA sequence AACCCTCTCTCCACTATGactatgccatgctgtctctcCATTTACTTTAGTGTACTTATTATTTCCACTCTTCCTTAGCAgataatgtaagctctttgaggacagggattattttggtttttggCTTTGGCAATACCTAGCCAAGTACCTGGTagatagtagatgcttaataaatatttgtggaatcaAATTGACAGGGGCATCTggcatgttttctctttttctattccttAATGAAATGCTCTCTTTTTAGGACAGGTGGACAAGCATCACTTTCCAGAGAAGATGACTTTTAAGAGTTTTGAAGATTCTAAAACTTGTGTGCCTCCAGACATCAATAAGGATGAAGATTTTGTAGAGGaaaagaatagattaaaaacattTGCTAATTTTCCAAGTAGTAGCCCTGTTTCACCATCAACACTGGCACGAGCAGGTTTCCTCTATACTGGTGAAAGAGATACCGTACAGTGCTTTAGCTGTCATGCAGCTGTAGATGGATGGCAGTTTGGAGACTCGGCAGTTGGAAGACATAGGGAAGTATCCCCAAACTGCAGATTCATTAATggtttttatttggaaaaacatgCTGCACAATTTCCAAATCCCATTATCCAAAACTGTCAGTACAGAGTTGAAAATTGTTCAAGGAatataaatcattttcctttggAGAGACCCCTCGAAACTTTTAGGGAGCTTCTTTTGAGAAGAGGGCAGGTTGTCGATATATCAGATACCATATACCCAAGGAACCCTTCCATGTGCAGTGAAGAAGCTAGACTGAGATCTTTTCAGAATTGGCCACACTATGCTCACCTTACCCCACAGGAGTTAGCAAGTGCTGGACTCTACTACTTGGGCATTGCAGATCAAGTGCAGTGCTTTTGTTGTGGGGGCAAATTAAAGAATTGGGAACCGTGTGATCGGGCAATGTCTGAGCACAAAAGGCATTTCCCtaagtgtttttttgttttgggaagGGAGATTGGTAATACTCAGATTGAAACTGATCTTAGTTGTGATAGGAGTTATCCAAACCCTACCCATCTCCCAAGGAATCCAGCCATGGCAGAATATGAAGCAAGACTCATTACCTTTGCGACATGGATATACTCAGTTAACACGGAGCAGCTTGCAAAAGCTGGATTTTATGCTTTAGGTAAACTTTGTTATTAAACTAAACTAATAAATCCTTCCAGTTACTCAgtttttttaaggagaaaaaaggaaagggatacCCCCTgggttggtaaatatttaataatcatgCCAACTTAATACTCAACTTATTTCAGCTTAATTCTGTGGGCAGTTATATTGGCTCTGTAATGTTAACATTTATGTTTCTGCAGAAAGAACTGCCACAGTAGAGTGGCATTTAATATCTTTTAGGACCTTCAAAGTCTATGATATAAAATCAAGCTCTGATGGTAGAACTGGATACAGTTCTTGTAACCTTCCCATTTGAGATGGTGAATGTTCCTTTATCAAGAAGTCCTGCCACATTTAAGGCCATGCACAAAAACGACAGGATTGTTTGGGTATCAGGAACTTGGGTTCTTTCTCCAGCTTTGCTACTAACTGATAGTATCTTAGGGCAATTCTGCAAGCCCtgtagcctcagttccctctaaatgaggggtttggattagattCAATAAGTATCATTCATATATTAACTTCTAGGAACACTTTTTAAATTACActggtctttttctctttttaaattagtcttttttttctataGCCTATCTCTTAAGTATTAGGCTCAATAATTCCAAAACAAATCTGTTTGGTTTAGTTTAAAATATGTtaattattctgatttttattcACAAAACTATAAATAGGTAGCTTAAAGTAGTGGGGGGAAGGGTTTTAACTTAAATTGACTGGAAGTGTCATATAGATGTGATTTTAGAGTGATTCTGGTAGAGAATttgaatggaataagcatttattaatcacctactatgtattagacattgtgctttacaaatattaccttgtaTCATTCTCCCAACCCTATGAAATAGATGCCATTGTCagttccattttatagttaaagaaactgagacacacagaggttaagtgacttgcccagaatcacacagctagtaagtatctgaggctagatttgaactcaggtcttccccagCACTCTGTTGTACCACCTGCCTGCCTCCGCATTTAGCTGGATCTCATGAGTACTTGCAATATATGTTCTTTTGAATCCTAGCATGCTCATTTAATCATCAGCTTGCTCAAAGGCTGAATATTCCCAAGTGAGAATTGATAAATATTAAAAACACAAGTGTAACATGTAAGACATCTTCCTGAATAAAAAGTTGAACTTGGCatgataaatttttattattttgctccTTAAAATTACCAAAAAAGCAATTTAGTCTAAATAATAAATGAGAATTTCTTCCCCAGGTTACATAAATGTGTcaattacttgaatttttttaaagcaggcaCTTTTGTATATGACTTAGCAGAAAGAAagtccatttttcattttcaaaagctGACGTTTCTCTGTAAGTTGCCACTTCATAAGCATATCCATGTGTACTTGTGTGTTTTCTTAGGTGACCGTGATAAAGTAACATGCTTTCATTGTGGAGGTGGACTTACTGATTGGAAACCCAACGAAGACCCTTGGGAGCAACATGCTAAGTGGTATCCAGGGTAAACTGCTTAAATATTCATATGGTAACAGGAGGAGAGGT is a window from the Notamacropus eugenii isolate mMacEug1 chromosome X, mMacEug1.pri_v2, whole genome shotgun sequence genome containing:
- the XIAP gene encoding E3 ubiquitin-protein ligase XIAP codes for the protein MTFKSFEDSKTCVPPDINKDEDFVEEKNRLKTFANFPSSSPVSPSTLARAGFLYTGERDTVQCFSCHAAVDGWQFGDSAVGRHREVSPNCRFINGFYLEKHAAQFPNPIIQNCQYRVENCSRNINHFPLERPLETFRELLLRRGQVVDISDTIYPRNPSMCSEEARLRSFQNWPHYAHLTPQELASAGLYYLGIADQVQCFCCGGKLKNWEPCDRAMSEHKRHFPKCFFVLGREIGNTQIETDLSCDRSYPNPTHLPRNPAMAEYEARLITFATWIYSVNTEQLAKAGFYALGDRDKVTCFHCGGGLTDWKPNEDPWEQHAKWYPGCKYLLEEKGQEYVNSIHLVHPLDNSVAESAKKPSSVTKEIDDIVLQNPLVQDAIQMGFSFHEIKEIMREKIKSGNNYKSLEVLVADLVSAQKESTQEGESSPTSSQKEISTEEQLRRLQEEKLCKICMDENIAVVFIPCGHLVTCQLCAEAIDKCPMCYTIITFKQKIFMS